CGAGGGCTTCATCACCCTGACCGGTACCGACGCCTTTCCGGCCTACCTGATCGCCGGGCGGCAGTACCTGCCCTTCGGCCGGTTCGACACCCACTTCATCACCGACCCCAATACCCTGATCCTCGGGGAAACCAACGAGGGATCGCTGGTGGCCGGCTGCCGCATCGGCGGCGAACTGGTCGATCTCTCGGTGGGCGCCTTCAATGGGAAAATCGAGGAGGCGGGCGAAGACAACCACGTCGACGGCTTCGTGGCCGGCGTGACCGCCCAGCCCTTCGAGGGGTTGACGCTGGGGGCGTCGTATATCTCCAACCTGGCCTCTTCGGACGCTTTCTCCGAACTGATCACGGATCGGAACGGAGACGGCGACATCGATCCGGTCGAGGATTTTGTCGGCGGCTGGAGCGCCTTCGTCACTTTCGAATTCCTCGACCGTTTCCGGCTCATCGGCGAGTATGTGTCAGCCCTGGATGAATTCGAAGCAGGGGAAGTCTATATCGACACCGACCCTGATGACCGTAAGCCCGCAGCCTGGAACGCGGAATTCGGCGTCATGATCGTCGAGGATCTGGAACTGGCCGTGCGCTATGGCGGATCGGACGACGGGGCCGACTTCCTGCCCGAAAAACAATACGGCGCGGTGATCAACTGGGGCCTCTTCAGCTGCACCAACCTGGCTCTGGAATATCTGCACGACGAATACGAAGACGATGTGGAAGAGACCGATACGGTCACGGCCCAATTGGCCATCGAGTTTTAACGCTGAAATCTGGCCCCCCTGGCCATGGGTACCGACTTTGATTCGATCATCTATGAATAAGCGTAAATCGAAAGGAGAAAAAAATGCGCTCACTGCATGTGTTCATGAGTCTTGTACTGGCGGCCTCCATCGCCCTCTTGGCCGCAGTCTCACCCGCGGCGGCCCACTTCGGTACGATGGTGCCATCGGACGACATCGTCACCCAGGCGGACGAAAAGAAATTGAATCTCCAGGTCAAGTTCATTCATCCACTCGAGATGCACTACATGGAGATGGTCAAGCCCAAGCAGTTCGGTGTGGTGCATGACGGCAAGAAGCAGGATCTGCTCGCCGCGCTTAAGGAAGCCAAGGGTAAAAGCCCGGACCAGGAGGAAAGATTCACTTTCTGGACGGCCGATTACCAGATCCGCAGGCCCGGCGACTACACCTTCTACGTCGAGCCCGCTCCCTATTGGGAACCGGCCGAGGATGTATTTATCGTGCATTACACAAAGGTGTGCGTCCAAGCCCTGGGACTCGAGGAAGGCTGGGATCAGCCGATCGGCCTGGAGACGGAAATCGTGCCCCTCACCCGGCCATATGGCTTGTGGACCGGCAACCTGTTTACCGGCCAGGTGCTGCTGAAAGGCCAACCGGTACCCTTTGCGGAAGTAGAGATCGAATACCTGAACGAATTTCCTGAAAACCCCAACATTATCCATCCACCCGCCGATGCCTATGTTACCCAAGTGGTCAAGACCGACGGTAACGGAGTGTTCAGTTACGCCATGCCCAGGGCCGGCTGGTGGGGGTTTGCGGCCCTCAACGAAGCCGATTGGAAATTGAAACACGGCAACGAGGAAAAAGGGGTCGAAATCGGCGCCGTGTTCTGGGTGCGGACCAGGGATATGAAATAGCACCCATCCATCCATAAGCGGCCAATTGGCCGCTTATGGAGGATACTGACAGCAAAGCAATTGGTCAAAGCATCTGCCACAAGGGAGGAGCGACATGATGGCTTGCGCGGGTAAACGGTTTGCGCTTATTTTAGTGTTGGCGTTGTGGTTCGCGGGAACAGCGGCGGCCCACAAGGTGAACCTGTTCGCTTACGCCGAGGGGGGAAGAGTCTACACGGAGAGCTATTTTCCAGATGGCCGCGCGGTGGAAGGCGGCAAGGTGAGCGTCTACGACAGCCACAAGAGGCTGCTGATCGAGGGCACGACCGACAAGGAAGGATTGTTCAGTTTCAAGATCCCCGCAATCGACGATTTAACCATTGTGCTGGATGCCACCATGGGGCATAAAGCCAGCTTCACGTTGAAAAAAACCGAAGTGGAGGCAGGCAAATGAAGTTTTCGACCCAATGCCTCGTGACGGTCGTTCTCTGGGGATTTTCATTGATGGCGCCGGCCTCTCTCGTGGCGGAATCGCCTCCCGCGGGCGGCTGCGAGGAAGCCGTCGCCCTGTTGAAGGCGCAGAACGACAAACTGACCGGCGACCTGAGGCGTATCCAGCGCGAAATCGCGGCACTGCGGGCCGACCTCGACAAACCAGGTATCGACGACATCTTCTCCGGCATCGGCTATATCCTCGGACTGTTCGGCACCGCCGCTTTCGTGGCATCCCGGCGCCGCAAGGAGTAAGACATGCATATTTCCGACGGCGTACTTCCCATTTCCGTCACCATTGGCGGCTATGTGGCCTGCGCGGCCCTGGCGGCCTGGAGCGCCCGCCGCACACACAGCGACGAGCTGCCCAAGCTGGCGGTGGTCACCGCGGCTTTTTTCGTCGCGTCACTGATCCACGTACCGTTCGGGCCGACCAGCGTCCACCTGATCATTCCCGGTCTGACCGGTGCCCTGCTCGGACCGTCGGCCTTTCTTTCCATCGGCCTGGGCCTGGTGCTCCAGAGCCTGCTGTTCCAATTCGGCGGCCTGACGGCATTGGGCGCCAACGCCCTGATGATGGGATTGCCCGCACTGGCCTGCGGGTGGTTCTTCCAGAAATTCAAAGGCCAAACCCGGACCCGGCAAGCGGTGACCGGCGGTTTGGCCGGCGCGGCAGGAACGATATTGGCTGCAATTATCCTGGCGCTTCTTCTGGCCACAGGTGGAGAAGACTTTTTCGGCGTGGCCAAAATCGCGTTGGCGGCCCATATTCCGGTTATCCTCATCGAAGGCGGTATCAGCGCCTTCACCGTCGGATTCCTGGCACGCGTCAAGCCTGCCCTGCTGCAACCCTCGTTCGTACATCTCGCCAAGAGGCCGCATGGCTGATGTGATCCATATCCAGATGCCGTTCTGGCAGTTGTCCCTGATGGTCGTGGTCCCGCCGTCCATACTGATCGCCCTGGTGGTCTGGCTGCGCCAGCTGATTCTTGCGCGCAGCATGCCGGGAGAAGAGCCCGACTGGTCGGTCCCGCCGCTGGAAGCGGCCGAACGCGGCTCCTTGCTGCACCGCTGGGATGTGCGCTGCAAGATCGTCACCATTCTCGCCTACAGCTTCATGGTGGCCGCATTGCAGCACATCGGTTCGGCGCTCGTTGCGATCGCAATCTCCTGCCTGGTACTGGTCGTATCGCGGGCGTCCCTGTCCAGGGTGACGATGCGACTGCTGGCCATCGCTGGGTTTGTGAGCATGTTTATCGTGGTTATGCCCTTCACGGTACCGGCCCGTGACGGAGACACCGTGTTCGTGATCAACCAGATGACATGGCTCGGGGTCAACCTGCGGGGGCTGCTCCTGGCCGCCACCATCGCCGCCAAGGCCGTGGCCATCACGCTTTTGATGGAACCCCTGCTCTCCACGGCGCCCCTGCCGGTCACGCTGCAAGGTTTGTCGCGGCTCGGCGCGCCCGAAATCATCGGCCAGATGGTGCTGCTCAGCTACCGTTATCTGCATGTGTTCCGCCACGAGGCAAGACGCATGTCGGCCGGCATGCAGGTGCGCGGCTTTCGAAAGCGCACCGATATCGCCACCTTGCGGGCCGTTGCCAACTTCCTGGG
This Desulfatitalea tepidiphila DNA region includes the following protein-coding sequences:
- a CDS encoding carboxypeptidase-like regulatory domain-containing protein; the encoded protein is MMACAGKRFALILVLALWFAGTAAAHKVNLFAYAEGGRVYTESYFPDGRAVEGGKVSVYDSHKRLLIEGTTDKEGLFSFKIPAIDDLTIVLDATMGHKASFTLKKTEVEAGK
- the cbiQ gene encoding cobalt ECF transporter T component CbiQ, yielding MADVIHIQMPFWQLSLMVVVPPSILIALVVWLRQLILARSMPGEEPDWSVPPLEAAERGSLLHRWDVRCKIVTILAYSFMVAALQHIGSALVAIAISCLVLVVSRASLSRVTMRLLAIAGFVSMFIVVMPFTVPARDGDTVFVINQMTWLGVNLRGLLLAATIAAKAVAITLLMEPLLSTAPLPVTLQGLSRLGAPEIIGQMVLLSYRYLHVFRHEARRMSAGMQVRGFRKRTDIATLRAVANFLGMLFVRSFERTERVFDAMRARGYKGKMPEQLELKLHGADLLAAGLWMTAGIVLILFDRLG
- a CDS encoding DUF4198 domain-containing protein, with amino-acid sequence MRSLHVFMSLVLAASIALLAAVSPAAAHFGTMVPSDDIVTQADEKKLNLQVKFIHPLEMHYMEMVKPKQFGVVHDGKKQDLLAALKEAKGKSPDQEERFTFWTADYQIRRPGDYTFYVEPAPYWEPAEDVFIVHYTKVCVQALGLEEGWDQPIGLETEIVPLTRPYGLWTGNLFTGQVLLKGQPVPFAEVEIEYLNEFPENPNIIHPPADAYVTQVVKTDGNGVFSYAMPRAGWWGFAALNEADWKLKHGNEEKGVEIGAVFWVRTRDMK
- the cbiM gene encoding cobalt transporter CbiM — its product is MHISDGVLPISVTIGGYVACAALAAWSARRTHSDELPKLAVVTAAFFVASLIHVPFGPTSVHLIIPGLTGALLGPSAFLSIGLGLVLQSLLFQFGGLTALGANALMMGLPALACGWFFQKFKGQTRTRQAVTGGLAGAAGTILAAIILALLLATGGEDFFGVAKIALAAHIPVILIEGGISAFTVGFLARVKPALLQPSFVHLAKRPHG
- a CDS encoding LbtU family siderophore porin encodes the protein MKKWVVLLTCSLLMGLTAAALAQDNASLEERVRLLEKAIGGTEAGNSWWDRIQVSGLVEVEAYYQDADTADDSSDVDLATVELAVDARIIDHVDGHVLFKWEDDDLFVDEGFITLTGTDAFPAYLIAGRQYLPFGRFDTHFITDPNTLILGETNEGSLVAGCRIGGELVDLSVGAFNGKIEEAGEDNHVDGFVAGVTAQPFEGLTLGASYISNLASSDAFSELITDRNGDGDIDPVEDFVGGWSAFVTFEFLDRFRLIGEYVSALDEFEAGEVYIDTDPDDRKPAAWNAEFGVMIVEDLELAVRYGGSDDGADFLPEKQYGAVINWGLFSCTNLALEYLHDEYEDDVEETDTVTAQLAIEF